A segment of the Candidatus Bathyarchaeia archaeon genome:
GGACTGCCCAATGCCTCTTTCAATTTAGAGGCTACCTCGGAGGGCCTCCGCGCGATCTCAACCCCGGCCTTCTTGAAGGCCTCGAGCTTGCTCTCGGCGGTGCCAGTCCTACCGCTTATTATGGCGCCTGCATGCCCCATCCTCTTGCCCGGCGGCGCAGCCCTGCCGGCGACATATGCGGCGACGGGCTTGGGGTAATTCGTCTTGATTATATATTCGGCCGCCATCTCCTCAGCATTCCCTCCTATCTCCCCTATAAGAGCGACCGCCTTCGTTTCTTCATCATTCCTGAAGAGCTCGAGGACGTCTATGAAGCTCAAGCCAACGAGCGGATCTCCCCCTAGGCCTACGCATGTTGATTGGCCCAAACCCGCCTTAGTGAGCCCCGCGGCGATCTCATAAGTCAACGTCCCGCTTCTGGAGGCCACGCCCACTACCCCCCTCTTGAATACGTGGGCG
Coding sequences within it:
- the sucD gene encoding succinate--CoA ligase subunit alpha, whose translation is MAILVDANTKVLVQGITGKQGSFHTRLLKQYGTKVLAGTSPGKGGFEVEGVPVYDTVREAVEERGVNASIVFVPAQFTKEAALEAIEAGLSPIVLIAEGVPVLDSMYILAKASEKGVTIIGPNTPGIISPGLCKLGIMPAHVFKRGVVGVASRSGTLTYEIAAGLTKAGLGQSTCVGLGGDPLVGLSFIDVLELFRNDEETKAVALIGEIGGNAEEMAAEYIIKTNYPKPVAAYVAGRAAPPGKRMGHAGAIISGRTGTAESKLEAFKKAGVEIARRPSEVASKLKEALGSP